Proteins found in one Triticum urartu cultivar G1812 chromosome 4, Tu2.1, whole genome shotgun sequence genomic segment:
- the LOC125554012 gene encoding probable glutathione S-transferase GSTU6 — protein MAGEGDIKLLGMVVSPFVVRVRMALHMKGVSYEYIEQDLFNKSELLLRSNPVNKKVPVLIHGGKPICESLVIVQYADEVWSGKGASILPADPHERAVARFWAAYVDDKLFPAYIGIMKAATEEARAEKAKEALVGLANLEEAFAQCSKGKPFFAGDSVGYLDLAVGCNLFWLEAIRKMFGVTFFDVGKTPLLAAWAERFAGTEMAREVVPDADSAVVFAKKLQARFGSNTSAK, from the exons ATGGCAGGAGAAGGAGACATCAAGCTGCTCGGCATGGTGGTGAGCCCATTCGTGGTCCGTGTGCGAATGGCACTGCACATGAAGGGCGTGAGCTATGAGTACATCGAGCAGGACCTCTTCAACAAGAGCGAGCTCCTCCTCAGGTCCAACCCGGTGAACAAGAAGGTGCCGGTGCTCATCCACGGCGGCAAGCCCATCTGCGAGTCGCTCGTCATCGTGCAGTACGCCGACGAGGTGTGGAGCGGCAAGGGCGCCTCCATCCTCCCCGCCGACCCGCACGAGCGCGCAGTCGCTCGCTTTTGGGCCGCCTATGTCGACGACAAG CTGTTCCCTGCTTACATCGGCATCATGAAAGCGGCGACGGAGGAAGCAAGAGCGGAGAAGGCCAAGGAGGCGCTTGTGGGGTTAGCGAACCTGGAAGAGGCCTTCGCCCAGTGCTCAAAAGGGAAGCCTTTCTTCGCCGGCGACTCCGTCGGGTACCTCGACCTCGCCGTCGGATGCAACCTGTTCTGGCTCGAGGCGATACGCAAGATGTTTGGGGTGACGTTCTTTGACGTGGGCAAGACCCCGCTCCTGGCCGCGTGGGCGGAGCGGTTCGCGGGAACCGAGATGGCGAGGGAGGTGGTGCCGGACGCCGACAGTGCCGTGGTGTTTGCCAAGAAGCTTCAGGCTCGGTTTGGCTCTAACACGTCTGCCAAGTAG